A single Rhodomicrobium lacus DNA region contains:
- a CDS encoding GNAT family N-acetyltransferase, with translation MRIPSNGRSGGLPSFRSKPLSFLRLAAKRRRRFPIFPLRKPKRIYGKIGNLEVRLARSVADIKKAQRLRFEVFYKEMAAIADARTRIKKRDADQYDPICDHLLVVDKAVERAAKRPWPKRSKVVGTYRVLLQDVAEKNQGFYTQGEYDIAPLIEKKRATHTFMELGRSCVLKPYRNKRTVELLWQGLWNYIREQRANVMIGCASFPGTDPKEHALALSFLHHFSRAPDEWLVSAHPDIKVDMNMIPKEEINPKEALKGMPPLIKGYLRLGCYIGDGAVVDKQFGTTDVLIVLPLEAIDSRYFSHFGAPDETPAQGRKGRAVH, from the coding sequence ATGCGCATACCCTCCAACGGCCGGTCTGGCGGACTGCCTTCGTTCAGATCGAAGCCCCTGTCATTCCTCCGGCTCGCGGCGAAGCGTCGGCGGCGTTTCCCGATCTTTCCGCTCAGGAAGCCGAAGCGGATTTACGGCAAGATCGGAAATCTCGAAGTGCGCCTCGCGCGCTCGGTGGCGGATATCAAGAAGGCGCAGCGGCTGCGTTTCGAAGTCTTCTACAAGGAGATGGCAGCCATCGCGGATGCGCGGACCCGCATCAAGAAGCGCGACGCGGATCAATACGATCCGATTTGCGATCACCTGCTGGTCGTCGACAAGGCGGTGGAACGCGCCGCGAAGCGGCCATGGCCGAAGCGGTCGAAGGTGGTCGGCACCTATCGCGTGCTCCTTCAGGACGTCGCCGAGAAAAATCAGGGCTTCTACACGCAGGGTGAATACGATATCGCGCCCCTCATCGAGAAGAAGCGCGCAACGCACACATTCATGGAACTCGGCCGCTCCTGCGTGCTGAAACCGTACCGCAACAAGCGCACGGTGGAACTCCTCTGGCAGGGCCTCTGGAACTACATCCGCGAGCAGCGCGCCAACGTCATGATCGGCTGCGCGAGCTTTCCCGGCACCGATCCGAAGGAACACGCCCTGGCGCTCTCCTTCCTGCATCATTTCTCGCGCGCGCCGGATGAATGGCTCGTTTCCGCGCACCCCGACATCAAGGTCGACATGAACATGATCCCGAAGGAGGAGATCAACCCGAAGGAGGCGCTCAAGGGCATGCCGCCGCTCATCAAGGGGTATCTTCGCCTCGGCTGCTATATCGGCGACGGTGCGGTGGTGGACAAGCAGTTCGGCACGACGGACGTGCTGATCGTGCTGCCGCTCGAAGCCATCGATTCGCGGTACTTCTCGCATTTCGGCGCGCCTGACGAGACGCCTGCGCAGGGACGCAAGGGCCGCGCGGTTCATTAA
- a CDS encoding TIGR00645 family protein yields MKRIENALESGIFASRWLLAPFYIGLVLSLALLLVTFVREFFEFVPEALHAKTSNVIVMVLSLVDIVMVANLVLIIVFAGYEIFVSKMHITDHEDRPDWMGHITFSDLKIKLMGTIVAISGIELLKTFVNLKNVNQEEIIWRLVLHLTFVVSGVLFALMDRFSEAHHAVEEAEDKKPGSH; encoded by the coding sequence ATGAAGCGCATCGAAAATGCTCTTGAATCAGGGATTTTTGCAAGCCGCTGGCTGCTCGCGCCGTTCTATATTGGCCTCGTCCTGTCGCTGGCGCTGCTACTCGTGACCTTCGTTCGCGAGTTTTTCGAATTCGTGCCCGAAGCGCTGCATGCGAAGACGAGCAACGTCATCGTGATGGTTCTCTCACTCGTCGACATTGTGATGGTCGCCAATCTCGTGCTCATCATTGTGTTCGCGGGTTACGAGATTTTCGTGTCGAAGATGCACATCACCGACCATGAGGATCGGCCGGACTGGATGGGGCATATCACCTTCTCCGATCTCAAGATCAAGCTCATGGGCACGATCGTCGCCATCTCCGGCATCGAGCTTTTGAAGACATTCGTGAACCTCAAGAACGTCAATCAGGAAGAGATCATCTGGCGGCTCGTGCTGCATCTGACATTCGTTGTCTCGGGTGTACTTTTCGCGCTGATGGACCGTTTTTCGGAAGCGCATCACGCGGTGGAGGAGGCAGAGGACAAGAAGCCCGGCTCTCATTGA
- a CDS encoding Pr6Pr family membrane protein, translating into MLVRRLTATLIAALCVTALAIQLYIAVEYAHPSGHSVGGAILNYFSYFTILTNLAIATALVATAANASDARIWNRPSANTALAVYIIVVATVYAALLRHLYAPSGIEFLAERTLHFVVPALFAGYWILLVPKGTLRLKDQLPWLLPPAAFFVWTLVHGALTGFYPYPFLNVAERGYPSVLWSGLLFSALFLALGTVLIIVDWLLGSLQSRWQGEIPTA; encoded by the coding sequence ATGCTCGTAAGACGGTTGACCGCAACGCTCATCGCCGCCTTGTGCGTGACCGCGCTGGCCATCCAGCTTTATATTGCGGTCGAGTACGCCCATCCTTCCGGCCACAGCGTCGGCGGCGCGATCCTCAACTACTTCAGCTATTTCACGATCCTGACAAATCTCGCCATCGCGACCGCTCTCGTCGCAACCGCCGCGAACGCGTCCGACGCGCGCATCTGGAACAGGCCGTCAGCAAATACCGCGCTCGCCGTCTACATCATAGTGGTCGCCACCGTTTATGCTGCACTCCTGCGTCATCTGTACGCGCCATCGGGCATCGAATTTCTGGCCGAGCGAACGCTTCATTTCGTCGTTCCGGCTCTTTTCGCCGGATACTGGATTCTCCTTGTTCCCAAGGGGACGCTTCGGCTGAAGGATCAGTTGCCCTGGCTCCTGCCTCCCGCAGCTTTCTTCGTCTGGACGCTCGTTCACGGAGCTTTGACGGGCTTCTATCCCTACCCGTTCCTGAACGTGGCGGAGCGCGGTTACCCCAGCGTGTTATGGAGCGGGTTATTGTTTTCGGCGCTTTTTCTGGCGCTGGGAACCGTCCTCATCATAGTCGACTGGCTGCTCGGCTCGCTTCAGAGCCGCTGGCAGGGGGAGATCCCGACAGCGTAA
- a CDS encoding 2-isopropylmalate synthase, with amino-acid sequence MTVSNSPASADASVARSEKDRILIFDTTLRDGEQCPGATMNFEEKMQVAEILDEMGVDIIEAGFPAASVGDFESVAEIAKRSKNAVIAGLARANPKDIDRAGEAVRHAKRGRIHTFIGTSPLHRQYQLQMSAEQVFDAVVSSVTRARNLVDDVEWSAMDATRTEPDYLCRVVEAAIKAGATTINIPDTVGYTVPDEFVDIITMLKERVPGADDVIFSTHCHNDLGLAVANSLAGVKAGARQIECTINGLGERAGNAALEEVVMAIRTRNDVMPYWTNIDTTMIARASRLVSAVTAFPVQYNKAIVGKNAFAHESGIHQDGVLKNASTYEIMTPESVGVRASSLVMGKHSGRHAFREKLRDLGYELGDNAFEDAFVRFKALADRKKHVYDEDIEALVDQEIAQANDRVKVVALTVIAGTSGPQKATITLEVNGKQETAEATGDGPVDATFNAIKTIVPHDARLPLYQVHAVTEGTDAQAEVSVRLEESGKTVTGRGSDTDTMVASARAYVSALNKLAIKRDRVHAQSGGTAA; translated from the coding sequence ATGACCGTTTCCAATTCCCCCGCTTCCGCAGACGCGTCCGTCGCCCGCTCCGAAAAAGACCGCATCCTGATCTTCGACACAACGCTGCGCGATGGCGAGCAGTGTCCCGGCGCGACTATGAACTTCGAAGAGAAGATGCAGGTCGCCGAAATCCTCGACGAAATGGGCGTCGACATCATCGAGGCGGGCTTTCCCGCCGCGTCGGTGGGCGACTTCGAATCCGTGGCCGAGATCGCGAAGCGCTCGAAGAATGCCGTGATCGCCGGATTGGCGCGCGCCAATCCAAAAGACATCGACCGCGCGGGCGAGGCCGTGCGTCACGCGAAGCGCGGCCGCATTCACACCTTCATCGGCACCTCGCCGCTGCACCGGCAATACCAGCTGCAGATGAGCGCCGAGCAGGTGTTCGATGCGGTCGTATCGTCCGTTACCCGCGCGCGCAACCTGGTCGACGATGTCGAATGGTCGGCGATGGACGCGACGCGCACCGAACCCGACTATCTGTGCCGCGTGGTGGAAGCCGCCATCAAGGCGGGCGCGACCACCATCAACATCCCCGACACGGTCGGCTATACGGTGCCTGACGAGTTCGTCGACATCATCACGATGCTGAAGGAGCGCGTTCCAGGCGCGGACGACGTGATATTCTCCACGCATTGCCATAACGATCTGGGCCTGGCCGTCGCGAACAGCCTGGCGGGCGTGAAGGCAGGGGCGCGGCAGATCGAATGCACGATCAACGGCCTGGGCGAGCGCGCCGGCAACGCGGCGCTGGAAGAGGTCGTGATGGCGATCAGGACGCGCAACGACGTCATGCCCTACTGGACCAACATCGACACCACGATGATCGCGCGCGCCTCGCGCCTCGTCTCGGCCGTCACCGCGTTCCCGGTGCAGTATAACAAGGCCATCGTGGGCAAGAACGCGTTCGCCCATGAGTCCGGCATCCATCAGGACGGCGTGCTGAAAAACGCCTCGACCTACGAAATCATGACGCCGGAGAGCGTCGGCGTGCGCGCAAGCTCGCTCGTCATGGGCAAGCATTCGGGGCGCCATGCCTTCCGCGAAAAGCTGCGCGATCTGGGCTACGAATTGGGCGACAACGCCTTCGAGGATGCCTTCGTGCGCTTCAAGGCGCTGGCCGACCGCAAGAAGCATGTCTACGATGAGGACATCGAAGCGCTGGTCGATCAGGAAATCGCGCAGGCAAACGACCGCGTGAAGGTCGTGGCCCTGACCGTCATCGCCGGCACGAGCGGCCCGCAGAAGGCGACGATCACGCTCGAAGTCAATGGCAAGCAGGAAACGGCGGAAGCGACGGGCGACGGGCCGGTCGACGCCACATTCAATGCGATCAAGACCATCGTTCCCCATGACGCGCGGCTGCCGCTGTATCAGGTGCATGCGGTGACCGAGGGCACCGACGCGCAGGCCGAAGTGAGCGTTCGGCTGGAGGAAAGCGGCAAGACCGTCACCGGGCGCGGCTCCGATACCGATACGATGGTCGCCTCGGCGCGCGCCTATGTCTCGGCGCTGAACAAGCTCGCCATCAAGCGCGACCGCGTGCATGCGCAGTCCGGCGGCACGGCGGCCTAG